A genomic stretch from Thermococcus sp. MV5 includes:
- a CDS encoding 4Fe-4S binding protein, which yields MKVPPTLSVVLRNLFKKPATNPFPKSEPVSIPEGFRGKLVYHVDKCIGCKLCMNVCPAGVFEYVPEIKKVTLWLGRCVFCQQCVDVCPVSALEMSNEFLLATYNKYDDNLKWLKEEEIEEMVAQQGGKTKKYRIIAEKCKGCTLCARNCPQNAIEGAPRVVHKIDPNKCVGCGVCATVCKFGAIEEYEE from the coding sequence ATGAAAGTTCCTCCAACACTCTCAGTAGTCTTAAGAAACCTCTTTAAAAAACCAGCTACAAATCCTTTCCCCAAAAGTGAGCCTGTGTCAATTCCTGAAGGTTTTAGGGGAAAACTCGTATATCACGTTGACAAGTGTATCGGGTGTAAATTGTGTATGAACGTATGTCCAGCAGGAGTATTTGAATACGTCCCTGAAATAAAGAAAGTAACGCTTTGGTTAGGGAGATGTGTCTTCTGTCAGCAATGTGTGGATGTATGTCCCGTAAGTGCCCTAGAGATGAGCAATGAGTTTTTATTGGCTACCTACAATAAATATGATGATAACTTAAAATGGCTTAAAGAAGAGGAAATCGAGGAGATGGTCGCTCAACAGGGAGGGAAGACAAAGAAATATCGCATAATTGCAGAAAAATGTAAAGGCTGCACTCTATGTGCAAGAAACTGCCCTCAAAATGCCATTGAAGGAGCACCTAGAGTAGTTCACAAAATCGATCCAAATAAGTGTGTTGGATGTGGTGTGTGTGCTACAGTGTGTAAGTTTGGTGCCATAGAAGAATACGAAGAGTGA
- a CDS encoding respiratory chain complex I subunit 1 family protein translates to MNVLYTTVGLIGVYLYVSFVSLLWDGLDRKLVARMQRRVGPPLLQPFYDFLKLASKESIIPRDSNKMFEVSPILALAASIALLAYTPIGFGPILATKGDVVVFIYLLALIAFIRVIGAVSSGSPYAQIGAQREVIMLASREAPMMLGLFVILWRLAKLDVEKPFSLETLYQHNIWEIGTPLTIVGSLVLLIVFIFWLASEIEVGYFNIPEAETEVAEGPMAEYSGRYLALFKLSSSLKEFASASLVVAIFFPWGLSQYLGISGMGAMLVDLIFHTIKVFTVLFISMSLFRAITGRLRVTQAVNLFWSRILPASIVGAILLAIDILGVIA, encoded by the coding sequence ATGAACGTTCTGTATACTACTGTGGGATTAATTGGTGTCTATCTTTACGTCTCTTTCGTTTCGCTTCTATGGGATGGTTTGGATAGAAAATTAGTTGCCAGAATGCAAAGAAGAGTGGGCCCTCCCCTCCTTCAACCTTTCTACGATTTCTTAAAACTTGCTAGTAAGGAATCAATAATCCCAAGGGATTCCAATAAGATGTTTGAAGTCTCTCCAATCCTAGCATTAGCTGCATCAATAGCCCTTTTAGCATACACCCCTATTGGATTTGGCCCAATTCTTGCCACAAAGGGAGATGTAGTTGTATTTATTTATTTACTTGCATTAATAGCTTTCATAAGAGTAATTGGTGCAGTGAGCTCAGGTTCTCCATACGCTCAAATAGGGGCTCAAAGGGAGGTTATTATGCTAGCGTCGAGAGAAGCACCGATGATGCTTGGCCTTTTTGTAATATTGTGGCGTTTGGCCAAACTTGATGTAGAAAAGCCTTTTAGCCTTGAGACACTTTACCAGCATAATATATGGGAAATTGGAACTCCATTGACAATTGTGGGTAGCTTGGTTCTCTTAATAGTGTTTATCTTTTGGCTCGCAAGTGAGATTGAAGTTGGTTATTTCAATATTCCTGAGGCGGAAACAGAAGTTGCAGAAGGGCCTATGGCAGAATACAGTGGTAGATACTTGGCATTGTTTAAACTAAGCAGTTCGTTAAAAGAGTTTGCAAGCGCCAGTTTAGTAGTGGCGATATTTTTCCCGTGGGGCCTCAGTCAGTACTTAGGAATAAGTGGTATGGGAGCTATGCTAGTGGATTTAATCTTTCACACAATAAAAGTCTTTACGGTACTTTTTATTAGCATGAGCCTATTCAGGGCCATTACAGGAAGACTTAGAGTTACTCAAGCTGTCAATTTATTCTGGAGCAGAATACTGCCTGCAAGCATAGTAGGGGCAATATTGCTAGCAATAGACATCTTGGGGGTGATTGCATGA
- a CDS encoding nickel-dependent hydrogenase large subunit, which translates to MNDRVEYWVKIPIGPIHPALEEPEKFIITLDGERIINVDVKLGYNLRGLEWIAMRRNYIQLLYLVERICGICSFSHNHTYTRAVEEMAGIEVPERAEYIRAIIGELERIHSHLLNLGVVGHAIGYDTVLHLSWLARERVMDILEAIGGNRVNYGMNTIGGVRRDIEEKHKRAILEMIKYYRKEVMPKIEEIFLYDPTVEARLRDAGVIPKRIAIEYSAQGPTARGSGIKKDIRYNEQLGVYPDLGVKPITPKEFTGVIKGDVFDRMVVRVGELWQSMEIIERAFDQMPEGKIKTFPKDNVALVKLKKANGMGIGRYEAPRGETIHYVRANPGTDGPAKWKAREPTFPNLFAVARALVGEQLADVPVAIASIDPCLSCTDRVAIIDSKTGKKKILAEKDLLKASIEKTKEINPDIKAKPEPVGGICGGVRL; encoded by the coding sequence ATGAATGACAGAGTTGAATACTGGGTTAAAATCCCGATTGGTCCAATTCATCCAGCATTAGAGGAGCCAGAGAAGTTTATCATAACCCTTGATGGAGAGCGTATAATAAACGTTGATGTTAAGTTGGGTTATAATTTAAGGGGACTTGAATGGATTGCTATGAGAAGAAACTATATTCAATTGCTTTATCTAGTTGAAAGAATTTGTGGAATATGCTCATTTTCCCATAATCACACATATACTAGGGCCGTTGAGGAAATGGCAGGTATAGAAGTGCCTGAGAGAGCTGAATACATTAGGGCAATCATAGGAGAGCTGGAGAGGATTCATTCCCACTTGCTCAACCTCGGAGTCGTTGGACATGCAATCGGATATGACACTGTTCTTCACTTAAGTTGGCTTGCTAGGGAAAGAGTAATGGACATCTTAGAGGCAATTGGTGGAAACAGGGTAAACTATGGTATGAATACAATTGGCGGTGTTAGAAGGGACATAGAAGAGAAGCATAAAAGAGCAATTCTTGAGATGATAAAATATTATCGCAAGGAAGTAATGCCAAAGATAGAGGAGATCTTTCTTTATGATCCCACAGTAGAGGCACGTTTAAGGGATGCGGGAGTCATTCCAAAGAGAATTGCAATTGAATATAGTGCCCAAGGTCCAACTGCAAGAGGAAGTGGAATTAAGAAAGATATAAGATATAATGAACAACTTGGCGTTTACCCTGATTTAGGAGTTAAACCCATAACTCCAAAGGAGTTCACTGGTGTAATAAAGGGGGATGTTTTTGACAGAATGGTTGTTAGAGTTGGCGAACTTTGGCAAAGCATGGAGATCATAGAGCGAGCTTTTGATCAAATGCCTGAAGGGAAAATAAAAACATTTCCAAAGGACAATGTAGCTCTGGTTAAGCTGAAAAAAGCGAATGGCATGGGAATTGGGAGGTATGAGGCCCCTAGAGGGGAGACCATACATTATGTGAGGGCAAATCCTGGGACAGACGGCCCGGCAAAGTGGAAGGCAAGAGAACCTACTTTTCCAAACTTATTTGCAGTTGCAAGGGCATTAGTTGGAGAGCAACTTGCAGATGTGCCGGTAGCAATAGCATCAATTGACCCATGCTTGAGCTGTACCGATAGAGTTGCTATCATAGACTCAAAAACAGGTAAAAAGAAGATATTGGCTGAAAAAGATCTGCTCAAGGCCTCAATAGAAAAGACAAAAGAAATTAACCCGGATATAAAGGCAAAGCCTGAACCAGTAGGAGGTATATGTGGAGGTGTCAGACTATGA
- a CDS encoding NADH-quinone oxidoreductase subunit C produces MTPEELIKKIKERFEVETHISQTKTPYPRKRIWIEIDRENFKGLMKYLQEIDPHAQFSIIIGEDRGDYLSATYHLELFCEEEPSLSVVVTTTCPKEDPKISSLGDVFPSSVPYERENQEFLGIVFEGIPDPRRLFLPDDFPEGIYPLRLDETGITPEMVKNAGHPYKLKKEGSQ; encoded by the coding sequence ATGACTCCAGAAGAATTAATCAAAAAAATTAAAGAGAGATTTGAAGTTGAAACTCATATCTCACAGACTAAAACGCCCTATCCTAGGAAAAGAATCTGGATAGAGATTGATAGGGAGAACTTCAAAGGCCTCATGAAGTATCTTCAAGAAATTGACCCACATGCTCAGTTCTCAATAATAATTGGTGAGGATAGGGGAGACTACCTAAGTGCTACATATCACTTAGAGCTTTTCTGTGAAGAGGAACCAAGTCTATCAGTAGTTGTAACGACGACTTGTCCAAAAGAAGACCCCAAGATATCCTCTCTTGGAGACGTATTTCCCAGTTCGGTACCATATGAAAGAGAGAATCAGGAGTTCCTTGGAATAGTCTTTGAAGGCATACCTGATCCAAGAAGATTATTCCTTCCTGACGACTTCCCAGAAGGGATCTACCCATTAAGACTTGATGAGACTGGCATAACTCCAGAGATGGTGAAAAATGCTGGACATCCTTACAAACTCAAGAAGGAGGGGTCACAATGA
- a CDS encoding NADH-quinone oxidoreductase subunit B family protein: MGEREMLEKKISKLCKYLGRSPWVFHVNSGSCNGCDIEIIAALTPRYDAERFGVKLVGTPRHADVLLVTGPITDQSLERVKLIYEQTPDPKVVIAIGACPTGGSVFFESPFTNAPLDKHIPVDVFIPGCPPRPEAILHGVVLGLEKLLKKIEGEKE; the protein is encoded by the coding sequence ATGGGTGAGAGAGAAATGCTTGAAAAGAAGATCTCAAAACTTTGTAAGTATCTTGGAAGATCACCTTGGGTCTTTCATGTTAATAGTGGTTCATGTAACGGATGTGATATTGAGATAATTGCTGCATTAACTCCTCGTTATGATGCGGAGAGGTTTGGTGTTAAACTAGTAGGGACACCAAGACATGCAGACGTTTTACTTGTAACTGGGCCGATTACTGATCAGAGTCTTGAGAGAGTTAAGTTGATTTATGAACAAACTCCAGACCCAAAGGTTGTTATTGCTATTGGTGCTTGTCCGACGGGAGGGAGTGTATTTTTTGAGAGTCCTTTCACGAATGCACCACTTGATAAGCATATTCCGGTAGATGTGTTTATTCCAGGATGCCCACCAAGACCGGAAGCGATTCTTCATGGTGTAGTTTTGGGTTTGGAAAAACTTCTAAAAAAGATAGAAGGTGAGAAAGAATGA
- a CDS encoding hydrogenase: MFGYWDALYFIYAFVIGLLISYLLMKWAENASAGTRKVGDGTKIFISGEDQDKVIPQFEHFRGYFTGRHVMWGLVRGINRMFLTFRREHTGLLTDYVSYLLITVAILLGLMVIRG, from the coding sequence ATGTTTGGTTATTGGGACGCTCTTTACTTTATTTATGCCTTTGTTATTGGTCTGCTGATTAGTTATTTACTCATGAAATGGGCTGAGAATGCAAGTGCTGGGACTAGAAAGGTAGGAGATGGTACTAAGATCTTTATAAGTGGAGAAGACCAAGATAAGGTTATCCCCCAATTTGAACATTTTAGAGGATATTTTACAGGGAGACATGTCATGTGGGGACTAGTTAGGGGAATAAACAGAATGTTTTTGACTTTTAGAAGAGAACACACCGGTTTGCTTACTGATTATGTTAGTTATTTATTAATTACTGTAGCGATACTGCTTGGGCTTATGGTTATTCGGGGGTGA
- a CDS encoding proton-conducting transporter membrane subunit, producing the protein MNALPWLIITPLFGAFSMPILGLLGRKVREYWAVIISGFTFAIAARIFYSIWKSNEILLYTLGDVTPIGKGVNFPIRIIWEVDLFGALLALTVTFVSFLAIVYSLGYMKDDSGLDKYYTLVLVLELGMLGIVITGDIFNFYVFLEIMSIASYVLVAFRNDTWEGIEAGIKYMFVGSLASSFILLGIALLYGQYGTLTMAYLAVKVAENPTLVSRVALAFLIGGLLFKSGAVPVHMWLSDAHPAAPSSISAMLSGLVIKVGGVYAIARIVFGVFNPGLHEYLKALGAPSIDVNTLGWAIIFFGCLTLIVGNAMAVIQTDMKRLFAFSSVGQIGYILLGIGIGVVAYGEKAGEIALTGAVYHIVNHAVIKALLFFVAGAVIHQVGTKNLNELSGLARRMPLTTLSFLIGAAAIIGLPPLNGFASKWLIYESSAMYNPILAVIAVVGTVFSLAAYTRVLFTFLGIESERVKTATEPEKTMLIPMLFLVVIIILMGLLPWQINERVMLPVAKMLEQLKGEYIMALIKFIGGV; encoded by the coding sequence ATGAATGCCCTTCCATGGCTCATAATAACTCCATTATTTGGGGCATTCTCTATGCCAATACTTGGTTTGTTAGGAAGAAAAGTTAGAGAATACTGGGCAGTAATTATCAGCGGGTTTACGTTTGCAATTGCTGCAAGGATATTTTACAGTATTTGGAAGAGCAATGAGATACTTCTCTATACGTTGGGTGATGTGACCCCAATTGGAAAGGGAGTTAACTTCCCAATTAGGATAATATGGGAAGTTGACCTGTTTGGGGCATTACTTGCATTAACAGTGACTTTTGTAAGTTTTCTAGCGATAGTATACTCTTTAGGATACATGAAAGATGATAGTGGGTTAGACAAATACTACACTCTAGTACTCGTTTTGGAGCTTGGAATGCTGGGTATCGTAATCACTGGGGATATTTTCAACTTCTATGTCTTCCTCGAAATAATGAGTATAGCAAGCTATGTGTTGGTTGCATTCAGAAATGACACTTGGGAAGGAATCGAAGCGGGAATTAAATACATGTTTGTTGGATCTCTTGCAAGCTCCTTTATCTTATTAGGAATTGCACTCTTATACGGGCAGTATGGCACACTCACAATGGCGTATCTAGCAGTAAAAGTAGCGGAGAATCCGACTCTCGTAAGTAGAGTTGCCCTTGCCTTTCTTATTGGTGGGTTATTATTTAAAAGTGGTGCAGTTCCAGTTCACATGTGGCTTTCTGATGCTCATCCAGCAGCTCCAAGCTCTATTTCAGCAATGCTCTCTGGCCTTGTTATTAAAGTGGGTGGTGTTTATGCTATAGCTAGGATAGTATTTGGAGTGTTTAATCCAGGGTTGCATGAATACCTTAAGGCCTTGGGTGCGCCTTCTATTGACGTGAACACACTGGGATGGGCAATAATATTTTTCGGTTGCTTAACGTTAATTGTTGGAAATGCAATGGCAGTTATTCAAACAGATATGAAAAGGCTTTTTGCTTTCTCAAGTGTCGGCCAAATTGGATATATTCTTCTTGGAATTGGAATTGGAGTAGTTGCATACGGGGAGAAGGCTGGGGAAATAGCTTTAACAGGCGCTGTATATCATATAGTTAATCACGCAGTCATAAAGGCACTTCTCTTTTTTGTGGCCGGTGCAGTGATCCATCAAGTTGGAACAAAAAATCTAAACGAACTCAGTGGATTAGCAAGAAGAATGCCACTTACTACTCTCTCATTTTTAATAGGTGCTGCGGCAATAATAGGACTTCCTCCGCTAAATGGTTTTGCAAGCAAGTGGCTCATCTATGAAAGCTCTGCAATGTATAATCCAATTTTGGCAGTGATCGCAGTGGTCGGTACTGTGTTTTCATTAGCAGCTTATACAAGAGTATTATTCACCTTTTTAGGAATTGAAAGTGAACGAGTGAAAACTGCTACAGAGCCAGAAAAAACAATGCTTATCCCAATGCTGTTTTTAGTAGTGATTATAATTCTAATGGGCCTCTTACCTTGGCAAATAAATGAGAGAGTCATGTTACCAGTGGCAAAAATGCTTGAGCAGCTCAAAGGGGAATACATAATGGCACTCATTAAGTTCATAGGAGGGGTGTGA
- a CDS encoding NADH-quinone oxidoreductase subunit K, producing MIPLQFVTAFLMIFMGIYAFLYKRNLIKLILALNLVDAGIHLLLISLGYRLENGILPTAPIYTGYETLEGVPMVGPIPQALVLTSIVIGVCVLSLAMALTINAYKHYRTLDVSKLRRLRG from the coding sequence GTGATACCCTTACAATTTGTGACTGCATTCCTGATGATATTCATGGGCATCTATGCATTTTTGTACAAGAGGAATCTCATTAAGCTAATTCTGGCGTTAAATTTAGTTGATGCAGGAATTCATTTATTGCTTATAAGTCTGGGTTATCGCTTAGAGAATGGCATTTTGCCAACAGCCCCAATATACACCGGATATGAAACATTAGAAGGTGTTCCAATGGTAGGGCCGATTCCCCAAGCTTTAGTGCTTACCAGCATTGTTATTGGAGTTTGTGTTCTTTCCCTTGCAATGGCTTTGACAATTAATGCATATAAGCACTACAGAACTCTTGATGTGAGCAAACTAAGGAGGTTGAGAGGATGA
- a CDS encoding Na(+)/H(+) antiporter subunit B, producing the protein MNSQNNDMGLIVKTMARVTIPLIGIFGAYVVAHGHLTPGGGFQGGATVAGAGVLFLIAFGLSETKNRINKTLYSALEGIGGLVFLAMGMLGFGVVFFYNTLWREGPVFNGEPGSLLSAGYLPIMNLAVGLKVYTGLVSALFAIALFRRWKK; encoded by the coding sequence ATGAACAGCCAAAATAATGACATGGGTCTTATAGTTAAAACAATGGCGAGAGTTACCATACCTCTTATTGGAATATTTGGTGCTTATGTGGTTGCTCATGGGCACCTCACACCCGGAGGAGGATTCCAAGGTGGTGCTACTGTAGCGGGTGCAGGAGTTCTTTTCTTAATAGCTTTTGGTCTTAGCGAGACAAAGAACAGGATTAACAAGACGTTATACTCTGCTCTTGAAGGTATCGGTGGATTGGTGTTTCTAGCAATGGGTATGCTTGGTTTCGGTGTCGTATTCTTTTATAACACCCTGTGGCGTGAAGGACCGGTTTTCAATGGAGAACCTGGAAGCCTTCTTTCGGCGGGATACTTGCCCATAATGAACTTAGCTGTAGGTCTAAAAGTATACACAGGATTAGTTAGTGCGTTATTTGCAATTGCATTGTTCAGGAGGTGGAAAAAGTGA
- the mbhE gene encoding hydrogen gas-evolving membrane-bound hydrogenase subunit E produces MKTTFGALSLLFMLGVLLVVANPNYGLQFGLGGEEWQKYRYTDQYYIEHGVEEVGGTNIVTDIVFDYRGYDTLGEATVLFTSIAGAIALLRKWRGEE; encoded by the coding sequence ATGAAAACAACTTTCGGAGCATTGTCATTACTTTTCATGTTGGGTGTTCTCTTAGTAGTTGCTAATCCAAACTATGGTTTACAGTTTGGTTTAGGAGGCGAAGAGTGGCAAAAATACCGCTATACTGATCAATATTACATAGAACATGGTGTGGAAGAGGTGGGTGGTACAAATATCGTCACAGACATCGTGTTTGACTATAGAGGTTACGACACACTAGGGGAAGCGACAGTATTGTTTACTTCCATAGCAGGTGCAATTGCCTTACTTAGAAAATGGAGGGGAGAGGAATGA
- a CDS encoding DUF4040 domain-containing protein: MNVVNVDMAIQVILLISILISSYWMITTRDLLSAALASTAMSLLLSLEFYMLHAPDVAIAEAAVGAGIVTAIVVYGISKTERWEREAP, translated from the coding sequence ATGAATGTAGTTAATGTTGATATGGCAATCCAGGTGATTCTGTTAATTAGTATATTGATTTCTTCATATTGGATGATAACTACTAGGGATCTCCTCTCAGCAGCTTTGGCATCAACTGCTATGAGTCTCCTTCTTAGTTTGGAGTTTTACATGCTTCATGCTCCTGATGTAGCGATAGCAGAGGCTGCAGTGGGGGCAGGCATTGTTACTGCAATAGTTGTTTATGGAATATCAAAAACCGAGAGATGGGAGCGTGAGGCACCATGA
- the mnhG gene encoding monovalent cation/H(+) antiporter subunit G, with amino-acid sequence MIDFIVYALLAVSIIFNLLGSLSLHRFPDVYTRLHGATKCTTFGTIFAVFAVVVHSIWQIKETNNPKYLQMALHSLVALIALMLTNPTGAHAIAKAAHLSGYKPAKAVIDAYETKLRGEVQ; translated from the coding sequence GTGATTGATTTCATAGTTTATGCTCTCCTTGCTGTAAGTATTATATTTAATTTATTGGGAAGTCTCTCCCTTCACAGGTTTCCAGATGTATATACTAGGCTTCATGGAGCAACAAAGTGTACTACATTTGGAACAATATTTGCTGTTTTTGCGGTTGTTGTACATTCTATTTGGCAGATAAAGGAGACTAACAATCCAAAGTATCTTCAGATGGCTCTTCACAGCTTGGTAGCACTAATAGCACTGATGTTAACCAACCCCACAGGAGCTCACGCGATAGCAAAGGCAGCACATCTTAGTGGGTACAAACCTGCAAAAGCTGTCATTGATGCGTATGAGACAAAACTCCGGGGTGAGGTCCAATGA
- a CDS encoding cation:proton antiporter — MIFTGFFYGILGVILAGVITLVRVMLGPSIPDRVVGVDTLNTLIVAGMILLGAAYDRVIYIDIAIVYALLSYIGTLVVAKYLQGGLE, encoded by the coding sequence ATGATTTTCACCGGGTTTTTCTATGGGATACTAGGAGTGATTCTTGCAGGAGTCATAACTTTGGTTCGTGTGATGTTGGGTCCAAGTATTCCTGATAGAGTTGTAGGGGTTGATACACTAAATACCCTCATAGTTGCAGGGATGATCTTGCTGGGCGCAGCTTATGATAGGGTAATTTACATTGATATTGCAATAGTGTATGCTCTTCTCAGCTACATTGGTACATTAGTGGTTGCTAAATATCTACAGGGGGGATTGGAGTGA
- a CDS encoding monovalent cation/H+ antiporter subunit E gives MSFIVAFMWSFVLWLVLTAGSKGMLWSMEEIVAGIIFAFVIGFSTRNIVGERAKRFLNPIRLVSFLVYAIGPLFWGMVKANLDVAYRVVTGKIKPGIVKVPVDLENEAQYTILSNSITLTPGTLTIDACPEENALYVHWIHVTEEEPESSELVAGSFEKWARRLGK, from the coding sequence ATGAGTTTCATTGTTGCATTCATGTGGTCGTTTGTGCTCTGGCTTGTACTTACAGCAGGTAGCAAAGGCATGCTCTGGAGTATGGAAGAGATTGTAGCAGGCATTATTTTTGCTTTCGTAATAGGATTTTCTACTAGGAATATCGTAGGGGAAAGGGCAAAGAGGTTCTTAAACCCTATTAGGTTAGTAAGTTTCTTGGTATATGCAATAGGACCTTTATTCTGGGGCATGGTGAAAGCCAATTTGGATGTAGCTTATAGGGTTGTTACGGGTAAAATAAAACCAGGAATTGTTAAGGTCCCCGTCGATTTGGAAAATGAAGCCCAGTATACTATTTTGAGCAATTCCATTACATTAACTCCAGGTACCTTAACAATAGATGCTTGTCCTGAGGAAAATGCCCTTTATGTTCATTGGATACACGTAACAGAAGAGGAACCAGAGAGTTCAGAACTTGTTGCAGGTTCATTTGAAAAATGGGCAAGGAGGTTAGGAAAATGA
- a CDS encoding TRAM domain-containing protein: protein MYGDRFGGRRFEAPVKVGERYKVKIESIGQGGDGIARIKGFVVFVPNTKVGDEVEIVINSVKRKFAFAEVI from the coding sequence ATGTATGGAGATAGATTTGGTGGAAGGAGATTTGAAGCCCCAGTAAAAGTTGGAGAAAGATATAAAGTGAAGATAGAGAGTATAGGTCAAGGTGGAGATGGCATAGCTAGGATTAAGGGGTTTGTAGTATTCGTCCCAAACACAAAAGTTGGAGACGAAGTTGAAATTGTCATTAACAGTGTAAAAAGAAAATTTGCTTTTGCTGAGGTTATTTGA
- a CDS encoding undecaprenyl-diphosphate phosphatase, translating to MEYYQAVFIGILQGITEWLPISSSGQVMLSLINFIKISPEDAYSYSLILHLGTLMALLFKFRYDLGKIMFKLLLFRWDEEEKFLFYSTLFTGLIGLPLYKGFKSIISSFNPEAVNGIIGIALILTGIMLKKSQEAPLERLEKGLKSEKDEVTIVDAIIAGIAQGVAVIPGISRSGMTIGSLLLLGIKQEKAVRLSFLMAAPAIIGALFLELPEASRTSGPLSLPLASILSAFIVSLLMLELMMKLAERLNFSRFCIFFGFIALITSLVGVFT from the coding sequence ATGGAGTATTATCAGGCAGTTTTTATTGGAATACTTCAAGGGATCACAGAATGGCTACCAATAAGTAGCTCAGGCCAAGTTATGCTCTCACTCATTAATTTCATAAAAATCTCTCCAGAGGATGCCTACTCTTATTCACTTATTCTACATTTGGGAACATTGATGGCATTGCTTTTTAAATTTAGATATGATTTAGGCAAAATTATGTTCAAACTCCTCCTTTTTAGGTGGGATGAAGAGGAAAAGTTCCTATTCTATTCTACATTATTCACCGGACTGATAGGCCTCCCACTATATAAAGGATTCAAATCCATTATTTCATCATTTAACCCAGAGGCTGTAAATGGTATAATTGGCATAGCATTGATTCTCACGGGAATAATGTTAAAGAAAAGCCAAGAAGCACCTTTAGAGAGACTTGAAAAAGGTCTCAAGAGCGAAAAAGATGAAGTCACAATAGTGGACGCAATAATAGCAGGAATAGCCCAAGGAGTAGCAGTTATTCCCGGTATATCAAGGTCAGGAATGACAATAGGAAGTTTGTTACTTTTAGGTATAAAGCAAGAAAAAGCTGTTAGATTAAGCTTTTTAATGGCAGCCCCAGCAATAATTGGAGCACTATTTCTGGAATTACCCGAGGCCTCAAGAACATCTGGACCTCTTTCTTTACCTTTAGCTTCCATACTTAGTGCATTCATTGTGAGTCTGCTTATGCTCGAGCTTATGATGAAACTCGCCGAGCGTCT